The DNA window CAGCCCCGCGATGGCCGTCACGACCGGCTGCGCGCTGCTGCTCGGCCTGGGCTCCGGCGCGATCGATTCCGGACTCAACGCGTACGCGGCCGGGGCGTTCGGCGCGCGGCACATGAACTGGATGCACGCGTTCTTCGGCCTCGGCGTGGCCGCCGGCCCGCTGATCCTGACGGGGGTGCTCAACGCCGGCCTCGACTGGCGCTGGGGGTACGGCGTGGTCGCCGCCGCCCAGCTCGCCCTCGCGGCCGCGTTCGCCCGGACCGTGCGGGCCTGGCGGAACGGCCCTCTACGCCGCCCGGCTGCAGCCCGGACAGAGTGGGCAACTGCCGAGGGCGCCGTTCCTGCAGCTGCTCGTCCCGCGCGGCACCGTCACCCCCGGTGGCGCCGGGACGCTCGGCACCGGGGACGCCGTCCGCTTCCTCGCCACCGGTGGGCAGCGGGTCACCGGGCGCCGGCGGGGCCGTACGGGGACCCACCTGCACCCGCGGCCACCCCGGCCCGGGCCCGCGACACGCTGCGTCTGCCGACGGTCTGGCTGGGCGCGGTCGCCTTCGTCGTGTACGTGGCGATCGAGATCGGCACCGGACTGTGGGCGTTCCTGCTGCTCACCGAAGGGCGAGGGCTGACCGCCGGGGCGGCCGGCGTGGCCCTGTCCGGCTACTGGGCCAGCCTGTTCGTGGGGCGGGTCGTGCAGGGGATCGGGGCCGAGCGGCTCGGGCCCGGGCGGGTACTGCGCGGCAGCCTGCTCGGGATGGCCGCCGGGGCGGCGCTGGTCGCCCTGCCCGCGCCCGCCTGGGTCGCGGTGAGCGGACTGCTGGTGCTGGGCTTCGCCGCCGCCCCGGTCTACCCGCTGCTCACCCTCAACACGGCCGAGCGGGTGGGCGCCGCGCACGCGGACCGGACCATCGGCGTGCAGACCGCCGCCGCCGGGCTGGGCGGATCGGTGGTGCCCACCGGGATCGGGGTACTGCTCGGGCGCACCTCGGTCGAGGCGCTCGGGCCCGCGCTGCTGGTGCTCGCCGTGGCCC is part of the Micromonospora olivasterospora genome and encodes:
- a CDS encoding MFS transporter translates to MPPRPGPPAPGLPARASPPRASPPRASPPRAALLLLAYLAFASLGLPDGLLGVGWPSIRADLGVPIEAVGLLLTAGSTGYLTSSVLAGFTLARLGVGALLAGSTLLTSLALTGYATSPAMAVTTGCALLLGLGSGAIDSGLNAYAAGAFGARHMNWMHAFFGLGVAAGPLILTGVLNAGLDWRWGYGVVAAAQLALAAAFARTVRAWRNGPLRRPAAARTEWATAEGAVPAAARPARHRHPRWRRDARHRGRRPLPRHRWAAGHRAPAGPYGDPPAPAATPARARDTLRLPTVWLGAVAFVVYVAIEIGTGLWAFLLLTEGRGLTAGAAGVALSGYWASLFVGRVVQGIGAERLGPGRVLRGSLLGMAAGAALVALPAPAWVAVSGLLVLGFAAAPVYPLLTLNTAERVGAAHADRTIGVQTAAAGLGGSVVPTGIGVLLGRTSVEALGPALLVLAVALVALHRVASRPLA